Sequence from the Rhodococcus pseudokoreensis genome:
CGCCGGGACCGTCCCCAGCACCGTGTCGCCGACCAGCCCGTCTCCGGCGGCGAACCGCAGGAACGACCGCAGCGCGCACAGTTTCTGCTCCACCGTCTTGGCCTGGTAGCCAGCCAGGGTGGCAACGAACGCGTCGATGCCCCCGGCATCCAGACCGGCCAGGCCGCCACGTGTGCCGGTGAACGCGAGGAACTCGCCTGCCACCGTGTCATAGGTCCGCACCGTCGATGCGGCGCAGCCGGCGGCCCGCAGCCACGCCCGGAACCTGGCCACGATGTCGGCCTGATCGGTCGTCAGCCTGTCCACGGTGCGGGAGTAGCGGCGCAGCACCGCCCCATGAACCGCGAAGTCGTCGAGCATCTGCGCGACGCGGAACAGATACACATCGGTCGGTTTGAGCGTGCCGGCCTGCTCCTTGGCGAAGAAACCGCCGCAGGCCTGGTCGACCCATTCCATCGCCAGATTCACCGAGAACTCCTGGACCCCACGGGATGTGAAGAACCTCTCCAGGCGACGCCAGCAGCCCCGGTACCACACCATCGTCGAGGGCTTATAGCCCAGACGCACCAACTCGGCATCCAACGCGGACACCAGTTCGGACACAGTCACCATGACAGCGACCTCCAATCACGAAGGCCCGGCACCGTGCCGAGCCGTGTGACCAGAATCCCCGGGATTATGCGCAGCGTTCGGTCGTCACGACCGTCCCCGCCGGTGGCAACCCCTGGGCGCTACGCATAACCAAGCACTGCTCATAGGGTGGTGTGATTTCACCGCTGATGTGCAACGTGTTCCTGCATCGGATAGATCGGGTGTGGGATGTGCGTGAGCATGGGGTGCTGGTCCGTTTCGCCGACGACGCCGTCGTGATGTGTCGGACTCGTGAGCAGGCCGAAGCCGCGTTGATGCGGTTGCGGGAACTGCTGGCCGAACTCGGGCTGGAACCGAAGGAGGCCAAGACGAGGATCGTGCACCTGAAACTGGGTGGTGAGGGCCTGGATTTCCTGGGTTTCCACCATCGGTGGGTGCGCGCGCAAGGACGCACCGGCGGCAAGGGTGTGGAATTCCTCGCTCGTTGGCCCTCGGACAAGGCGATGCAGCACGCACGGGACCGTATCCGTGGTCTCACGGGAAGCAACCGGACGTTGCTGTCGGTGGACGGGATCGTGGGGGAGCTCAACAGCTTCCTGCGCGGGTGGGCTGGGTATTTCCGATACGGGAACTCCTCGGCTCGGTTCACCAAGATCCGGCACTACGCGCTGACGCGGGTGGTGGGCATGCTCGCCAAGAAGCACAGGCGCAGCCGCAGGTTCGGGATGTGGGTGGTCTCCCAGTCCTCGGATAACCAGCTCGGATTGATCAGTCTTGATGGGATCGTGTTCGCACCCAGGCCCTTTCGGGCTTGGCGGGTGACGCCGAATGCCGGCGGTGAACGGCGTCGGTAAGCCGTGTGCGGGAGAACCGCATGCACGGATTGACGGGCGGGAGCTGGAAACGGAACCAGATCGGCCACGGTCGAGGAGAAGAACGACCAACGGGAAACCGTATGGGTCACAAGCGGCTCCGCGACCTACCGCCGATCACGGTCACCGCGCCAGCTCTCGACCCTCCATGTCGGGAAAGTGTGGTGGCACAGTGGGCAGGTACCGATCCAACGGGCAAGTGCGCGTTGGAGTTCGCGCACTATGCCGTACAGGGTCAGTCCTGCCCAGTCGCTTTTGGGTCGGTGAGGCGGAGGGTGGTGATGAACAGGTGAGCGGCGGTGACCAGGGTGGCGTGGTGGTGCCAGCCCAGCCAGGAACGGCCCTCGAAATGGTCCAGTCCGAGTCCGGTTTTCAGTTCCCGGTAGTCGTGCTCGATGCGCCAGCGGATCTTGGCGAGGCGCACCAGCTCGGGCAGCGGGGTGTCCTCGGAGAGGGTGGAGAGCCAGTAGTCGGTGGGCTCGTCGGCGCCGGTGGGCCACTCTGCGAGCAACCAGACCTCGGGAAGGGCGCCGTCCTCGGCGCGGGGAATGTCCCGGTTCGCCGGGCGGACCCGCAGCGCGGCGAAGCGCGAGCGCATCGCCGCGGTCGGATTGGCCGGGTCGGCCTTGCTGCCGCGCCGCCAGGTCACGGTCCGCAGGGCCTTGCGTCCGGCCGCCACGACCAGGTCCCTGCAGCTCGCGGCCGGGCCCGGATAGCGCGGGGCCGGTGGGCGCCCGCGGCCGCTGTAGGGCGGCGCCTCGGGGACCGCGTCGCCGGGATAGGCGCTGGTGGCGCCCTTGATGGCGACGACGTAGTCGATGCCGCGTTCGGTCAGCGCGAGCCGGAAGGCGGTGGCGTCGCCGTAGCCGGCGTCCGCGACCGCCGCCGGCGGAATGCGACCCCACTCGATCAGCTCGTCGATCATCTCGATCGCCATCTCCCACTTGGTGCGGTGATGCTCGGTGTCGGGGATCGCGGACCGCTTCCGGCGGGCGGTGATCGCCGCGATCGCGTCGGGGTCGGTGGTGGACCGGTCGTCCCAGCCCTCGGGCAGGAACAGCCGCCAGCCCAACGGCGCCGAGGCCGCATCGGAAGCGGCGTGCACGCTGACCGCGATCTGGCAGTTGCCGACTTTGCCGAGGGTGCCCGAGTACTGCCGGGCCACGCCCGGGGAGCGATCACCGTCCTTGGTGAACCCGGTGTCGTCGATGACCCAGGCATCCGGGGCGATCAGATCACAAGCCCTGCGTGACAGGGTTTTCCGCACCGGCGCCACGTCCCACTTCGAGGTGGTCACGAACTGCTGCAACCGCTGATGATCCACCTGCAGCCGCTGCGCCATCGGCTGCATCGACTTGCGCCGTCCGTCGAGCATCAACCCCCGCACATACACTCCCGCCGTCGCCCGCTGATCCTTGCGCGCCAGCGACGAGAACACCTCGCCGGCAAACGTATCCAACTGTTCCCCGACACGGGCGAGAGCGGCTGTATCCATGCCCGCATACTCTCGAGAAAGTAGCGAAGACTCGAGCCGACACGCCGAGGTAACAAAGTACTACTAGAGCACGGCCTTGCAGGGCCATCGAACCACGGCGTCAGGCAACACCTGACCATTTTCAATTAAGGATGTTTCGGTAATTGAGTGAGTGCCGATCATAGGGAAAGTCCGGTGTGGTCGAGGAAGCTGTGGCACAGGTCGTAGCTCGTGCCGATCCGGGTCAGCCCGGACTCGGTCGCGATGCGGACCTCGTCGAGGATATCGGGGCACAGGTTGGCCAGTTCGGTGGATTTCACATTGCCCCAGACCTGTTCGATCGGATTGAGCTCCGGCGCATAAGCCGGCAGGCGTTCGACGTGGAGCCAGTCGCGTTGAGTGGCCAGCCACGCGGTCATCGCTCGGGACCGGTGGGCCATGAGCCCGTCCCAGATCACGATGACCTTCTCGCCGGCGAAGTGGGTGCGTAGTTCGGTGAGGAAGTCAATGAGCTTGTCGGTGTTGTATGCGCCGTCGGTCATGGAGAACACGAACGCGCTGCGACTGCGGTCGGGTCGATAGGCCAGGACTCCAGCCATGGACATGCGCTTCCAGGAGAATCGGTGATGCAGAACCGGTGTCACGCCTTTCGGCGCCCAGGTTGCGCGGACCACCGGGAGCAGCGACACACCGCTTTCGTCCTGGAAGCAGATCCACGCACCTCGGCGCCGCGCTATTTTTTTATCCGCGGCCACTCGTTCTCGCGCCAGGCGACGATGGCGTCCTCGTCGCGTTCGACTGCCCGACGTGCGGGACGCTGCCGGCTCCAGCCCAGCCGGGTCCGCAGGATCGTCCAGGTCTGGGTGGGTCCGTAGGTCACGCCGGTGAGCCGCTCGATCACGATCGCGACCCGGCCCAGGGTCCACACTCCGGTCGCGAAGCCGTGAGCCTGGGGTCCTTTGAGTAATTCCTCTCGGATCGCGGCGATCTGGGCGTCATCGAGCCGGGGCCGGCGTCCCGCGCGACCGGCACCTTCCAACGCCTCGTTGCCCCCTTCGATCCACTGTCGATGCCAGCGTGAGGCGGTCTGCTGGGAGACCTCCAACTCGACCGCGACATCGATCTGTCGTTGTCCTGCGGCAAACATCTCCGCCGCCCGCATCCGCCGGTCACGCAACGCATCGAGATCACGGCGACCGCCGCGCTGCTTGACTTTCCGGGCATCCGAGCTCTCGCCCGAACCGGTTTCCTTCCCTGCCATTCATCAATGATCAAGCAGCACGGTGCGAATCACGCGCAACGACACACCCTATTACCGAAACATCTTTAAGGATGTTTCGGTAATTGAGTGAGTGCCGATCATAGGGAAAGTCCGGTGTGGTCGAGGAAGCTGTGGCACAGGTCGTAGCTCGTGCCGATCCGGGTCAGCCCGGACTCGGTCGCGATGCGGACCTCGTCGAGGATATCGGGGCACAGGTTGGCCAGTTCGGTGGATTTCACATTGCCCCAGACCTGTTCGATCGGATTGAGCTCCGGCGCATAAGCCGGCAGGCGTTCGACGTGGAGCCAGTCGCGTTGAGTGGCCAGCCACGCGGTCATCGCTCGGGACCGGTGGGCCATGAGCCCGTCCCAGATCACGATGACCTTCTCGCCGGCGAAGTGGGTGCGTAGTTCGGTGAGGAAGTCAATGAGCTTGTCGGTGTTGTATGCGCCGTCGGTCATGGAGAACACGAACGCGCTGCGACTGCGGTCGGGTCGATAGGCCAGGACTCCAGCCATGGACATGCGCTTCCAGGAGAATCGGTGATGCAGAACCGGTGTCACGCCTTTCGGCGCCCAGGTTGCGCGGACCACCGGGAGCAGCGACACACCGCTTTCGTCCTGGAAGCAGATCCACGCACCTCGGCGCCGCGCTATTTTTTTATCCGCGGCCACTCGTTCTCGCGCCAGGCGACGATGGCGTCCTCGTCGCGTTCGACTGCCCGACGTGCGGGACGCTGCCGGCTCCAGCCCAGCCGGGTCCGCAGGATCGTCCAGGTCTGGGTGGGTCCGTAGGTCACGCCGGTGAGCCGCTCGATCACGATCGCGACCCGGCCCAGGGTCCACACTCCGGTCGCGAAGCCGTGAGCCTGGGGTCCTTTGAGTAATTCCTCTCGGATCGCGGCGATCTGGGCGTCATCGAGCCGGGGCCGGCGTCCCGCGCGACCGGCACCTTCCAACGCCTCGTTGCCCCCTTCGATCCACTGTCGATGCCAGCGTGAGGCGGTCTGCTGGGAGACCTCCAACTCGACCGCGACATCGATCTGTCGTTGTCCTGCGGCAAACATCTCCGCCGCCCGCATCCGCCGGTCACGCAACGCATCGAGATCACGGCGACCGCCGCGCTGCTTGACTTTCCGGGCATCCGAGCTCTCGCCCGAACCGGTTTCCTTCCCTGCCATTCATCAATGATCAAGCAGCACGGTGCGAATCACGCGCAACGACACACCCTATTACCGAAACATCTTTAATAGATTCCCGCTGCTGCGTGGCGGTGGTCGACGCACGGCCCCAGCGGGTGAAACTCGAGCGCCTGTAAGAAACGTCGACGCAAATATTATTGACGACCGACGAGTAGGTAGATTACATTCTGTGCCATGAATCACATGACTGGCGGTGGAGGTGGTGCGGCGGCGTGCCCGGTGCCGACTCCGCGGGCGGCGTTCCCGGTGCGGACGTCGCGGTGAGTCCTTCGGAATGTGTGATCGTCAGCGAGGTGGTCGTACGGAGAGCAGCGACCCGGTGCTTCGCTGACGGGCGCCGCAATTGTCTCCGCTGTTGCAGAGCACACCGGACTCTCACAGACCCCAATTAAGCCTGCTGTCAGTAGTGAATATCTCAGCATCTCACCGCTTTGCGCGCGGTGCCGTCGACCAACATCCAATACATCACGAGGAGCGGCATGATCAGCTACACGTCTTTGTTTATCGGTGGCCAGTGGGTAGCGCCGTCCACAGCGGCGACCATCTCCGTCACCTCGGCGAGCACCGAGGAAGTCATCGGCGTCGTTCCTGAGGGTGCGCCCGCGGATGCGGACGCCGCGGTGGCTGCGGCGCGGCGGGCGTTCGACGACCCGACGGGGTGGGCTTCACTCGAGCCCTCGCGCCGCGCCGAGACTCTCGAAAAGTTGGCTGCCGCGATCGGTGAGAGTTCCGAAGACATCGTGCGGTTGGTCAGCGAGCAGAACGGTATGCCGATTTCCACCGCGCGCACCGTTGAAGGCGGGTTCCCGGGGGCGCTTCTCCGCCTGTATGCGGGGATGGTCCGTGACCAGCAGCTCGAGGAGGAGCGCCCCGGTATGTTCGGTGGCCATGTCGTCGTTCGGCGTCAGCCGGTCGGTGTGGTTGCCGCGATCGTGCCGTGGAATTTTCCTCAGACGTTGCTCTTCTCGAAGCTCGCGCCGGCATTAGCGGCAGGGTGCACCGTCGTTATCAAGCCCTCTCCGGAGACCGTTCTCGATGTGTTCCGGCTCGCGGAGCTGCTGGAGCAGGCAGGTTTGCCCCACGGGGTGGTGAACATCGTCCCCGGTGGCCGTGAACTCGGGGCGTATCTCGTCGAGCATCCGGGCGTGGACAAGGTTGCGTTCACGGGTTCGACGCCTGCCGGGCGGAGCATCGCTGAGGCCTGTGGGCGCCTACTGCGCCCTGTCACTCTGGAGCTCGGTGGCAAGTCGGCCGCAATCGTGCTCGATGACGCCGAGTTGGTGAGCAGCGCTCAGGATCTGTTCGGTGCCACGTTGCTCAACAACGGCCAGACCTGCTTCGTCGGCACCCGCATTCTGGCGCCGCGGTCACGTTACGACGAGGTCGTGGATGTGTTCACCGCGATGGCGGCCAGTGCTGTTGTCGGTGATGCGCTGGACGAGGCGACCATGGTCGGTCCCATGGCCAGCAGCACGCATCGGGACCGTGTCGAGGGCTACATCGCCCAAGGCAAGTCGGAAGGCGCTCGTCTGACAACTGGTGGAGGTCGACCTGAACGCGATCGTGGCTGGTTCGTGCAACCGACCATCTTCGCCGATGTCGACAATTCCGCAACGATCGCCCGTGAGGAGATCTTCGGTCCGGTGTTGTCGATCATCCCGTACGGCGACATCGACGACGCGGTGCACATCGCGAATGACTCCGGTTACGGGCTAGGCGGGACCGTGTGGTCTCAGGATCTCGAGCACGCTGGAGCTGTCGCCCGACGAGTGCAGACCGGCACGGTCGGGATCAACCACTACATTCCCGATCCTGCTGCGCCGTTCGGTGGAGTCAAGGGGAGTGGCTTGGGTCGCGAGTTCGGACCCGAGGGCCTCGCCAATTATCAACAGCAGCAGTCCATTTACTTTCCACCTGTGTAGTTCATCACCTCCAGCCCACATCACATGTTCAGCCCCACCCGTCGAGCCACCGCACAGAGGAGACAACGATGAAGACCCGCGCAGCCGTTCTGTGGGACCGCGAAAAGGATTGGACCGTCGAAGAGATCGAGCTGGACCCACCGAAGGCCGGCGAGGTCTTGGTGAAAATGGGTGGCAGTGGACTCTGCCACTCGGACGAACACATTCGTTCCGGGGACCTGCCCTGGCCCCTTCCGATGATCGGCGGCCATGAGGGCGCCGGCACGATCGAGGAAGTCGGCCCCGGGGTCGACTGGCTCGAGCCCGGTGATCGGGTGATCTTCGGCTTCATCCCGGCATGCGGGCGGTGCAGTGCGTGTTCGCGCGGCATGCAGAACCTGTGCGAGCTGGGAATGTATCTCGGTACCGGGACCCAGGTTTCCGATCACACCGCGCGTCATCACGCACGCGGCCAGGATCTCGGCCTGATGTGTCTGCTCGGGACCTTCGCCGAGCACACGGTGGTGAGCGAGGCCAATTGCATCAAGATCGACGAGGACATTGCGTTGGACACCGCATGTTTGCTGGGCTGCGGTGTGATCACCGGGTGGGGGTCTGCGGTGAACACTGGTGAAGCGAGCGCGGGGGACACCGTGGTGGTGGTGGGTGCGGGCGGTATCGGCATCAACGCCGTCCAGGGCGCGGCTCTCGCGGGTGCGGAGTACCTGGTGGCCGTCGATCCTGTGGAGTTCAAACGTACGAAGGCCATCGAGTTCGGGGCGACTCATGCTGTGGCGACGAGCGAGGAGGCCACGGAACTGGTGAAGGACCTCACACGCGGACTGATGGCCGACGTCATCGTCAACACCATGGGCGTCGGAACCGGAGACCAGATCGGTCTGAGCCTGGCCATGGCAGGCAAGCGTGGGCGCGTCGTGGTGACCAACCTGCACCCCACTACCGAGACTCAGGTCAACCTGAGTGCCCTCGACCTTGTCCTGTACGAGAAGCAGCTCCGCGGTTCGGTGTTCGGTTCCGCGAATCCTCGAGTCGATATTCCGCGGTTCCTGGATTTGTATCGCAACGGCAAGCTCAAGCTCGATGAGCTTGTCACCAAGCGGTACACCCTGGACGAGGTGAACATTGGTTACGACGACATGCTCGAGGGTCGCACGATGCGGGGAGTCATCTCCTTCTAACCCGAATCCTTCTGAAAAGGATGAGTCACTCTGATGGACATTTTGAGATATTACAGCGTCAACCTACTCGTCGGTGTCGCCATTCTCGGCCTTGCGCTGGGGGGCCAATGGGCGTGGCTGGGCATCGCGGTCTTCCCGGTGCTACTGGCGCTCGATGTGACACTTCCCCCTGACCTGAAGCTACGGAAGGTACGGAAGGGGGCGGTCATGGACATCCCGCTCTTCCTGCACGTGCCCCTCATGCTGGTGTTGTGGGGGCTTTTCCTGTACCGCCTCGGCACGTGGCACTCAGGTGGTGACGTCAGCACGGCCGACGTCGTTGCCATGACGGCATCGGTCGCGTGGATCGGCGTGCTTCCCAATTTGCCGATCAACCACGAATTGATGCACCGTCGGCACTGGTTCCCAGTTGCTCTCTCGAAGCTCTTGGGGACCTTCTACCTGGACCCCAACCGGGATGTCGGGCATAAGCTCACGCATCATCTCGACCTGTGCACACCGGCAGACAGCGACACGCCGTACCGCGGCCAGACCATGTACTCGTTTGTATGGCAATCGACGTACGGTGCGTACAAGGACGGGGCTGTGACGAGCCTTCGTTCGCTGCGAAAGCGGGACATGAGCGTATTCCATTACAAGAACGCTCTCTACGTGGAGTTCGGACTGATGTTCGGGCTTCTTGCGTTGTCATTCCTCGCAGCCGGCTGGCACGGAGTAGGCGTAGTCCTGATCGCGTTGGTTGCCGCAAAGCTGATCTTCGAGGGCCTGAACTACCTGCAGCACTATGGGCTCGTCCGAGTCCCAGGGTCGCCGATCAAGCTCCATCACGCCTGGAACCATCTTGGAGCGGTGACTCGTCCGGTCGCGGTGGAGATCACCAACCACATCAATCATCACTTCGACAGCCGACACAAGTTCTTCGAGCTCAAACCTCGAGTTGACGCTCCGCAGATGCCGAGTGTCTTCCTCTGCTACGTCTACGCGTTCGTCCCTCCCCTGTGGTTCGCCAAGATCGCCAAGCCCAAGTTGCAGGAGTGGGACGAGACATTCGCCTCCCCGGCCGAACAGAAACTGGCGATGGACGCGAATCGGCGAGCGGGTTGGCCGGAGTGGATCTCAGGGGTTCGAGATGTCCACGTCGAGACTTCGAGCCGAGGGAATCGTAATGACTTGGGAGTTCGAGCCGGCTGAGCCGTTCTACGGCACCCGATCGCCATTCCTCATTGTGAGTGAAGCCGCGTAAATCCGCGTGGCCCACCTACCGTGAGGAGGGTGACGCCTCACCAACCTGAAAGATGGAGAAGCACATGGCACGCCTCTTTGGCCGTGGCCGCGCGGCAGCAGAGCCGCGCACTGTCACGATTGCTCAGACGGGGAAGGTGTTCGACGCGCCAGGCAAGGATTCGGTCCTGAACGAAGCTCTGGCAGCCGGTATTCCCTTCCCCCACAGCTGCACCGTGGGCACATGCGGGACCTGCAAGTCGAAGCTCATCAGCGGCAAGGTCAGAGAGATCATGGACTCCGCGATAGCATTGACCTCCGAAGAACTGCGCGACGGCTACATACTGGCGTGTCAAAGCATCGCGCGAAAGTCGCTCGAAATCGGCGTTGTCGGCTTGAGTGACATGCCCGACCACATGTTGACGCATGCTCAGGGCAAAATCTCGACACAGCGCGCCCTAACGCACGACATCATCGAAATTTGCCTGACACTCGATACTCCGCTGGAGTATTCGGCAGGACAGTACGCAGAACTACGACTGGCTGATGTCAACGGTCCACGTTCCTACTCCTTCGCCGACGCACCCTCGAACATCGATCGCCGGAGGGCTACTTTCTTCGTGCGCCACGTACCGGGCGGTGAGTTCACGGACTGGTTGTTCTCCGCGGACAGGGTGGGAACAGACGTCAGCGTGGCTGGTCCCTTTGGCGACCTCTGGCTCCGTCCATCAGAATTGCCGATCTTGTGCGTCGCCGGCGGAAGCGGACTGGCCCCGATCAAGGCACTGCTCGAAGAGGCCAATCGGCAAGGTTGCAGCCGCCAGGCGGTCTTCTTGTTCGGCGCGCGGGAACAGCAGGATCTGTACTGCTTGATGGAGGCAAATGCGATCAGCGAATCCTGGTCTGGTTCCTTCGCCTTTCATCCAGTGCTCTCGCAGGAGCCACCAAATTCTGCCTGGACTGGTGAACGAGGCTTGGTTACGAACGCCCTTTCGCGGTTGCCCGAAGAGTTCTTGCAATCGTGCGAGGTCTACGCGTGTGGCCCCCCCGTCATGGTCAACGCTTTGGAAGATGCTCTGCGAGAGGTGCGTACTGGCTCGCAGTACTTCCACGCAGATCGCTTCGTGACCCGCATTCCAGGTGCGGCACAGTCTGTCTGAGGTCGGGGAGGACCGGCCCTGACAAAGGTTCGGTGTTGCCTCGGTAGTGCAGGCCGCTTCGGTTCTGGTCCAAACGGATTGATATTGGGATTTCGCCAGGCACCAACCGGCTAGGGCGATGCCTATAGGGTGTTGGTCCGTTGCGGAAGTCGACCGCGTACCCCTGAGGTCGAATCGTCGCGCCCAGGCAGGCGATTGGGCGGCAGCGACGGTGCACCGACCGGGCCGCGGTAATGAGCCGCTCGCCGATCGCCTGGAAGCCTCCGCGTCGCAGATGTCAGCTCTCATCGCCTCCGAGAAAGGTTCCCCAGTTGCAGCGACACGGATACGCAGCAACGTACGCGGCCGCCATGCTGCGATGGTTTACTACCCTGAGCAGCTCCCGGTGTGGCACTGATTCTCGTCGGCGGTGTCGGGATGTCCGCCCGATAGCCAACCTCCACAACCCGCCCCACCCTCGGGAGAGGATCCTGGCGCATGTTTGACGAAGCCCACACAGCTTCGGATAACGAAATTGTCCTACCCCTTAATTGTGATCTCGTTGTCATCGTCAACTGAACAGCGACACTTCAGCGAAATACACAGGGGCAAAGGTGATTGCACGTGTCGTGAAGGGTTCTGGTGGTGGCCGACACATCAACAAAAGTCTTGCCCGAAGTGATCGATCGGCGGGCTCCGGGCGAGTCGTGTCCATTGGAGAGGGCCGGATCACGATCCGCTAAGTACGAAAAGCACACATCCAAGCGCTGGTTCAAAAAGGAAATGGAGATCGAATAGATGACCGACAAGTTGAAGTTGTTTTCGCAGGAGTGGTGTGACGCTGCACTCGAAGGGGTCAACGCGAACGTCGCGGTGTACGCGGGTTTCAAGGACCCTGCCACGTTCACCAACAAGATGGAGTTCGGAGTGATCGGCCGGGACGACGTGGCCTGCCATCTCGAATTCAAAGAGGGCAAGGTCGTCTCGTTTACGCCACGGACGTTCGACGAGAGTGAGCTGTGGCTGATCATCAACGGCAGCCTCGAGACCTGGCAGGCCGCCGCCGCGGGTAAGGAAGAAGGCGGAAAGCTACTGATGAAGGGGCAGATCAAGTTCGTCAAGGGGCCGATGTCCGCGGCGATCGAGAACGCGGGAGCACTCAACAACTTCCTGCTCACCTGGGGTCAGGTCCCCACCGACTGGGACGTCTGATCCCACGAAACTCTCGCACGGGGCACGCGCCCGACCCCTCATCCGGGTGAGTCCTCCGTGCGAGACCGCACGAAACGCCGTCACCCCTGCTCTGAAAGGCCCACCCCCCATGACCACTGTTGAATCCGGCACGTACCCCGTATCCGAGTACGACGGGCAGGAGGCGAATGGCGTCGCCAACATTGTCGGGATGCTGCTCGGGCAGAACCTCGAGAACTTTCCGTCGCGAATCAAGTTCGCACGCAAGATCGCTCGACCGGTCTCCATTATCAGCACGGACACCGATTCCGCGTGCACGATCGTGTTCGGCACCGACGAGGCGGTCGTCTACAACGATGTCGTCGGGAAACCAGCCGTGACCGTCATCGCCACCGTCGATCAGATCCTGGATGTATCACAGTTGCCGATGAAGGCCGGCGGGCTCATCCCGGT
This genomic interval carries:
- a CDS encoding group II intron maturase-specific domain-containing protein yields the protein MISPLMCNVFLHRIDRVWDVREHGVLVRFADDAVVMCRTREQAEAALMRLRELLAELGLEPKEAKTRIVHLKLGGEGLDFLGFHHRWVRAQGRTGGKGVEFLARWPSDKAMQHARDRIRGLTGSNRTLLSVDGIVGELNSFLRGWAGYFRYGNSSARFTKIRHYALTRVVGMLAKKHRRSRRFGMWVVSQSSDNQLGLISLDGIVFAPRPFRAWRVTPNAGGERRR
- a CDS encoding IS630 family transposase; this encodes MAADKKIARRRGAWICFQDESGVSLLPVVRATWAPKGVTPVLHHRFSWKRMSMAGVLAYRPDRSRSAFVFSMTDGAYNTDKLIDFLTELRTHFAGEKVIVIWDGLMAHRSRAMTAWLATQRDWLHVERLPAYAPELNPIEQVWGNVKSTELANLCPDILDEVRIATESGLTRIGTSYDLCHSFLDHTGLSL
- a CDS encoding winged helix-turn-helix domain-containing protein; protein product: MAGKETGSGESSDARKVKQRGGRRDLDALRDRRMRAAEMFAAGQRQIDVAVELEVSQQTASRWHRQWIEGGNEALEGAGRAGRRPRLDDAQIAAIREELLKGPQAHGFATGVWTLGRVAIVIERLTGVTYGPTQTWTILRTRLGWSRQRPARRAVERDEDAIVAWRENEWPRIKK
- a CDS encoding aldehyde dehydrogenase; amino-acid sequence: MISYTSLFIGGQWVAPSTAATISVTSASTEEVIGVVPEGAPADADAAVAAARRAFDDPTGWASLEPSRRAETLEKLAAAIGESSEDIVRLVSEQNGMPISTARTVEGGFPGALLRLYAGMVRDQQLEEERPGMFGGHVVVRRQPVGVVAAIVPWNFPQTLLFSKLAPALAAGCTVVIKPSPETVLDVFRLAELLEQAGLPHGVVNIVPGGRELGAYLVEHPGVDKVAFTGSTPAGRSIAEACGRLLRPVTLELGGKSAAIVLDDAELVSSAQDLFGATLLNNGQTCFVGTRILAPRSRYDEVVDVFTAMAASAVVGDALDEATMVGPMASSTHRDRVEGYIAQGKSEGARLTTGGGRPERDRGWFVQPTIFADVDNSATIAREEIFGPVLSIIPYGDIDDAVHIANDSGYGLGGTVWSQDLEHAGAVARRVQTGTVGINHYIPDPAAPFGGVKGSGLGREFGPEGLANYQQQQSIYFPPV
- a CDS encoding NDMA-dependent alcohol dehydrogenase, which gives rise to MKTRAAVLWDREKDWTVEEIELDPPKAGEVLVKMGGSGLCHSDEHIRSGDLPWPLPMIGGHEGAGTIEEVGPGVDWLEPGDRVIFGFIPACGRCSACSRGMQNLCELGMYLGTGTQVSDHTARHHARGQDLGLMCLLGTFAEHTVVSEANCIKIDEDIALDTACLLGCGVITGWGSAVNTGEASAGDTVVVVGAGGIGINAVQGAALAGAEYLVAVDPVEFKRTKAIEFGATHAVATSEEATELVKDLTRGLMADVIVNTMGVGTGDQIGLSLAMAGKRGRVVVTNLHPTTETQVNLSALDLVLYEKQLRGSVFGSANPRVDIPRFLDLYRNGKLKLDELVTKRYTLDEVNIGYDDMLEGRTMRGVISF
- a CDS encoding alkane 1-monooxygenase yields the protein MDILRYYSVNLLVGVAILGLALGGQWAWLGIAVFPVLLALDVTLPPDLKLRKVRKGAVMDIPLFLHVPLMLVLWGLFLYRLGTWHSGGDVSTADVVAMTASVAWIGVLPNLPINHELMHRRHWFPVALSKLLGTFYLDPNRDVGHKLTHHLDLCTPADSDTPYRGQTMYSFVWQSTYGAYKDGAVTSLRSLRKRDMSVFHYKNALYVEFGLMFGLLALSFLAAGWHGVGVVLIALVAAKLIFEGLNYLQHYGLVRVPGSPIKLHHAWNHLGAVTRPVAVEITNHINHHFDSRHKFFELKPRVDAPQMPSVFLCYVYAFVPPLWFAKIAKPKLQEWDETFASPAEQKLAMDANRRAGWPEWISGVRDVHVETSSRGNRNDLGVRAG
- a CDS encoding 2Fe-2S iron-sulfur cluster-binding protein codes for the protein MARLFGRGRAAAEPRTVTIAQTGKVFDAPGKDSVLNEALAAGIPFPHSCTVGTCGTCKSKLISGKVREIMDSAIALTSEELRDGYILACQSIARKSLEIGVVGLSDMPDHMLTHAQGKISTQRALTHDIIEICLTLDTPLEYSAGQYAELRLADVNGPRSYSFADAPSNIDRRRATFFVRHVPGGEFTDWLFSADRVGTDVSVAGPFGDLWLRPSELPILCVAGGSGLAPIKALLEEANRQGCSRQAVFLFGAREQQDLYCLMEANAISESWSGSFAFHPVLSQEPPNSAWTGERGLVTNALSRLPEEFLQSCEVYACGPPVMVNALEDALREVRTGSQYFHADRFVTRIPGAAQSV
- a CDS encoding SCP2 sterol-binding domain-containing protein, whose amino-acid sequence is MTDKLKLFSQEWCDAALEGVNANVAVYAGFKDPATFTNKMEFGVIGRDDVACHLEFKEGKVVSFTPRTFDESELWLIINGSLETWQAAAAGKEEGGKLLMKGQIKFVKGPMSAAIENAGALNNFLLTWGQVPTDWDV